Proteins encoded in a region of the Tepidibacillus fermentans genome:
- a CDS encoding SDR family NAD(P)-dependent oxidoreductase: protein MDLFNLEGKVAVITGSGKGIGKAIALGLADAGADVVVVARTQSDIDQTVLEIEQKGRKAIGISTDVKKKEEIERMVEQTLHTFGKIDILINNAGMNIRTPALEVSEEEWELIIQTNMKSVFLASQAVGKHMVEQKHGSIINISSVAGHVALRTGVAYAATKAGIIQMTKTLALEWGKYNVRVNAIAPWYFKTPLTEKLLTNKEYYDEVISRTPLRRVGDVKELVGPAVFLASDASSYVTGHTIFVDGGMSIYGF from the coding sequence ATGGACTTATTTAATCTAGAAGGAAAAGTGGCAGTGATCACAGGATCGGGAAAAGGAATTGGTAAGGCAATAGCCTTAGGATTAGCAGATGCTGGTGCCGATGTTGTCGTTGTAGCCAGAACTCAATCGGATATTGACCAGACCGTTTTAGAGATTGAACAAAAAGGGAGAAAAGCAATTGGCATATCTACTGATGTAAAGAAAAAAGAAGAAATTGAAAGAATGGTCGAACAAACTCTGCATACTTTTGGAAAAATCGATATTCTTATCAATAACGCGGGGATGAATATTCGTACTCCTGCACTAGAAGTCTCTGAAGAAGAATGGGAACTTATTATTCAAACCAATATGAAATCTGTTTTTCTCGCTAGTCAAGCAGTAGGAAAACATATGGTAGAACAAAAACACGGTTCGATTATTAATATTAGTTCCGTCGCTGGACATGTTGCTTTAAGAACAGGGGTGGCCTATGCTGCGACAAAAGCAGGTATTATCCAAATGACGAAAACCTTAGCACTGGAATGGGGAAAATATAATGTTCGCGTCAATGCGATTGCCCCTTGGTATTTTAAGACGCCGTTAACAGAGAAATTATTAACAAACAAAGAGTATTATGATGAGGTAATCAGTCGCACGCCCTTACGTCGCGTTGGAGATGTCAAGGAATTAGTAGGTCCAGCCGTGTTCTTAGCATCAGATGCCTCTAGTTATGTGACTGGTCATACGATTTTTGTTGATGGTGGTATGAGTATTTATGGATTTTAA
- a CDS encoding ABC transporter ATP-binding protein has translation MLRVNQISKTFNQGTVNEKQALISIDLHLYKGDFVTVIGSNGAGKSTLMNAIAGVYQVDRGSIAIDGEDVTRLNESQRAKYIGRVFQDPMAGTAPTMTIEENLAMAYKRGKKRGLRLALNKNLRDFFRTSLESLELNLENRLETKVGLLSGGERQALSLLMATFTQPKILLLDEHTAALDPKRARLITHLTEKIVKQDHLTTLMITHNMDQALKLGNRLIMMHQGEIVLELNELQKAKMTPADLIHAFEELKGEKFVDDRIALG, from the coding sequence ATGTTAAGAGTCAATCAGATATCGAAAACATTCAACCAAGGAACCGTAAATGAAAAACAAGCGCTAATCAGTATTGACCTTCATTTATATAAGGGTGACTTTGTTACGGTCATCGGTAGTAATGGCGCAGGTAAGTCCACATTAATGAATGCGATTGCTGGCGTTTATCAAGTAGATCGTGGATCCATTGCTATCGATGGTGAAGATGTTACCCGCTTAAATGAAAGTCAACGAGCCAAATACATTGGTCGTGTATTTCAGGACCCAATGGCGGGAACAGCCCCTACAATGACAATTGAAGAAAATCTAGCGATGGCATATAAAAGGGGAAAGAAAAGAGGATTACGACTTGCTTTGAATAAGAATCTTCGCGATTTTTTCCGAACTTCTCTTGAGTCATTGGAACTAAACCTAGAAAATCGCTTGGAAACGAAAGTGGGCTTGCTCTCAGGGGGAGAACGTCAAGCACTAAGCTTATTAATGGCAACTTTTACACAGCCCAAAATTTTACTGCTAGATGAACATACAGCCGCCCTTGATCCGAAAAGAGCAAGATTAATCACTCATCTTACGGAAAAGATTGTGAAACAAGACCATCTTACAACACTAATGATTACTCATAACATGGATCAGGCTTTAAAATTAGGAAATCGTTTAATTATGATGCACCAAGGGGAAATCGTACTCGAGCTAAACGAGTTGCAAAAAGCGAAAATGACTCCAGCCGATTTAATTCATGCGTTTGAAGAGTTAAAAGGTGAGAAGTTCGTAGACGATCGAATTGCATTAGGATAA
- a CDS encoding ABC transporter permease: MNVLIGSFEQGLIYSLMAIGVYLAFRILDYPDLTVDGSFPMGAALSTLLITKGLNPFFALFFALLAGGIAGFITGILHTKGKVNGLLAGILTMTALYSINLKIMGTANLSLFRFDTIFTPFENLKETIQQTLGDSLISQSINAWLFTIVLFIFVIVIKKLIDWFLQTELGLAIRATGDNPSMIRSVGVNTDYSTIIGLVLSNALVGLAGGIMAQYQGYADIQMGVGMIVVGLASVIIGEAIFGNRSIRRATFSVVCGAVIYRLVIALALYLPGFSPTDMKLITALLVIVSLTLPRFSLKNKKKAVVGNPIQSIDYSLKKVTKEG, from the coding sequence ATGAATGTACTGATTGGTTCATTCGAACAAGGATTGATCTATTCCTTAATGGCAATAGGTGTCTATTTAGCTTTTCGAATATTAGATTATCCTGATTTAACGGTAGATGGTAGCTTCCCAATGGGAGCTGCCCTTTCTACCTTATTGATCACAAAAGGTTTAAATCCTTTTTTTGCTTTATTTTTCGCATTACTTGCAGGTGGAATTGCAGGTTTCATCACAGGAATATTGCATACTAAGGGAAAAGTGAATGGACTTTTAGCAGGGATCCTAACCATGACGGCCCTATATTCCATTAATTTGAAAATCATGGGGACTGCTAATCTTTCACTTTTTCGTTTTGATACGATTTTCACACCATTTGAGAATTTAAAAGAAACGATACAGCAAACCTTAGGAGATTCATTGATCTCTCAATCGATCAATGCTTGGTTATTTACAATCGTATTATTTATTTTTGTTATCGTAATAAAGAAGTTGATCGATTGGTTCTTGCAGACGGAATTAGGTTTAGCAATCCGAGCAACAGGTGATAATCCTTCGATGATTCGAAGTGTGGGTGTCAATACCGACTATTCCACAATTATTGGATTGGTTTTATCTAATGCATTAGTAGGCTTAGCAGGAGGGATAATGGCCCAATACCAAGGTTACGCCGATATTCAAATGGGTGTCGGAATGATTGTAGTTGGGTTGGCATCGGTTATTATCGGTGAAGCGATCTTTGGTAATCGTTCGATCCGAAGAGCAACATTCTCGGTCGTGTGTGGAGCCGTTATCTATCGACTGGTTATTGCTTTAGCTTTGTACCTTCCTGGTTTTAGTCCTACAGACATGAAATTAATCACAGCGTTACTTGTCATCGTATCTCTTACACTCCCTCGCTTTTCATTAAAGAATAAAAAAAAAGCTGTGGTAGGGAATCCGATTCAATCAATCGATTATTCGCTGAAAAAAGTAACAAAAGAAGGTTGA